In the Bacillus shivajii genome, one interval contains:
- a CDS encoding MFS transporter encodes MKKKIDLIALASIPLIVTLGNAMFIPVLPTMERELDITPFQSSLIITVYSVVAIVLIPFSGYLSDKYGRKRIIIPSLILTAIGGAIAAFAAWQLTNPYIYILIGRFIQGIGASGAFPVVIPTVGDMFDDEKEVSKGLGIIETSNTLGKVLSPILGSLFALIVWFFPFVVIPAITLISILLVGFLVKPPKEPEEKKQFGLFFKKLTYIFKVNAGWLVGVFLIGFISMFVLFGFQFHLSNLLENQYQINGLNRGLILAVPLLFLCTAAFFTGKKIGSSKTLMKWLIFAGYMFVFGSLVFIQPEQKLFFILTMMTIASIGIGMSLPCLDSLITAGIEKEERGTITSVYTSMRYIGVAAGPPLIALMMKNIPNVIYIVLACLGVLAALAALLMIRPNKKKNKTAEIHGLAEKLNNKNETSSVFKAIKEKK; translated from the coding sequence GTGAAGAAGAAAATAGATCTCATCGCACTCGCATCAATACCATTGATCGTCACGTTAGGGAATGCAATGTTTATACCGGTATTACCTACAATGGAAAGAGAACTTGATATTACACCATTTCAATCGAGCCTCATTATTACGGTGTATTCCGTTGTTGCTATTGTTCTTATCCCTTTTTCAGGATATTTATCAGATAAATACGGACGTAAAAGAATAATCATTCCCAGTTTAATCTTAACGGCAATTGGCGGAGCAATTGCTGCGTTTGCAGCATGGCAACTAACCAATCCTTATATCTATATTTTAATTGGCAGATTTATTCAAGGGATAGGTGCTTCAGGAGCATTTCCTGTTGTCATCCCAACCGTTGGTGATATGTTTGATGACGAAAAAGAAGTAAGCAAAGGTTTAGGAATCATTGAAACATCTAATACATTGGGGAAAGTGCTAAGTCCTATTTTAGGATCCTTATTTGCGTTGATTGTCTGGTTTTTTCCGTTTGTTGTCATTCCTGCAATTACGCTTATTTCCATTTTATTAGTTGGGTTTCTTGTAAAGCCTCCAAAAGAGCCAGAGGAGAAAAAACAATTTGGGCTGTTCTTTAAGAAATTAACCTATATTTTTAAAGTTAATGCCGGGTGGTTAGTTGGTGTTTTCCTCATCGGTTTTATTAGTATGTTTGTCCTGTTTGGGTTTCAATTTCATTTATCCAACCTTTTAGAAAATCAGTATCAAATTAATGGATTAAATAGAGGCCTCATATTAGCTGTGCCTCTTCTGTTTTTATGTACCGCCGCATTTTTCACTGGAAAGAAAATTGGTAGTAGTAAAACCTTAATGAAATGGCTAATTTTTGCAGGGTATATGTTCGTTTTTGGTTCACTGGTCTTTATTCAACCTGAACAAAAATTATTCTTTATTTTAACGATGATGACAATCGCAAGTATTGGGATTGGGATGTCACTTCCTTGTTTAGATTCTTTAATTACTGCAGGTATTGAAAAGGAAGAAAGGGGAACGATTACTTCTGTTTATACAAGTATGAGATATATAGGAGTAGCAGCAGGCCCCCCACTTATTGCGCTAATGATGAAAAACATCCCAAACGTTATTTATATCGTATTAGCATGTTTAGGTGTCTTAGCAGCACTAGCTGCACTATTAATGATAAGACCGAATAAGAAAAAGAATAAGACGGCAGAAATCCATGGACTGGCCGAAAAACTAAACAACAAGAATGAAACAAGTAGCGTTTTTAAGGCGATAAAGGAAAAAAAATAA
- a CDS encoding CBO0543 family protein: MMKKQFEALKQIKTMVEELSNTQIEYWQSFSNLSTWQFWGVVLMLIVPLIVFFTSIDRKNILLLGFFGFNYHVWFQYVNSVGIKLGLWEYPYQLVPFLPSFVLDASLVPISFMFLYQWTLKTNKNIYLYSLLLSAFFAFIMKPIMVNFHFFHMYKGINYFHLFLFYMLFFIVSKLITNLFLWMQKKEKNKQPYQ, translated from the coding sequence ATGATGAAAAAACAATTTGAAGCTTTGAAGCAAATTAAAACGATGGTTGAAGAATTAAGCAATACACAAATCGAATATTGGCAGTCATTTTCTAACTTAAGTACTTGGCAGTTCTGGGGAGTCGTTTTAATGTTGATTGTTCCACTCATTGTATTTTTCACGTCAATTGATCGAAAAAATATATTATTACTTGGCTTCTTCGGATTTAATTATCACGTCTGGTTTCAATACGTAAATTCCGTTGGGATTAAACTAGGCTTATGGGAATACCCTTATCAGCTTGTCCCGTTTTTACCTAGCTTTGTCTTAGACGCTTCGCTCGTTCCAATAAGTTTTATGTTTCTATATCAATGGACGTTGAAAACAAATAAAAATATTTATCTATACTCTTTGTTATTGTCTGCCTTTTTTGCTTTTATCATGAAACCGATTATGGTGAATTTCCATTTTTTCCATATGTACAAAGGGATCAATTATTTTCATCTTTTTCTATTTTATATGTTGTTCTTCATTGTATCTAAACTGATTACGAACTTATTTTTATGGATGCAAAAAAAGGAGAAAAATAAACAACCTTACCAGTAA
- a CDS encoding LLM class flavin-dependent oxidoreductase: MELGISTFVEATPDAQTGEVISHAQRIREVVEEIKLADQVGLDVFGVGEHHREDFAASSPAVILAAAASQTERIRLTSAVTVLSSDDPVRVFQDFATVDGISNGRAEIMAGRGSFIESFPLFGYDLHDYDELFNEKLELLLKLRENEIVSWKGKHRPAIQHRGVYPRPVQNPLPVWIGSGGNPESVVRAGQLGLPLVLAIIGGRPTQFAPLVELYKKAAAQAGHDPLNLPIASHSHGFIAESTEKAADKFFPSTQHVMNVIGRERGWSHYDRSSFDAARSFEGALYVGDPDTVAEKIIHLRKNVGITRFMLHCPLGTMPHEDVMRSIELLGTEVAPRVREEILKWE; this comes from the coding sequence TTGGAACTAGGGATTAGTACATTTGTTGAAGCAACACCAGATGCTCAAACTGGCGAGGTCATTAGTCACGCACAACGAATTCGCGAAGTTGTTGAGGAAATTAAACTGGCCGATCAAGTCGGATTAGATGTTTTTGGAGTAGGTGAGCACCATCGTGAAGATTTTGCCGCATCGTCTCCTGCAGTGATACTCGCTGCTGCCGCGTCACAGACAGAGCGAATTCGACTGACAAGTGCTGTAACAGTCCTTTCATCTGATGATCCGGTACGTGTTTTTCAAGATTTCGCAACGGTTGATGGAATATCAAATGGACGAGCTGAAATCATGGCAGGACGCGGATCGTTTATCGAATCGTTTCCGCTGTTTGGGTATGATTTACACGATTATGATGAGCTATTTAATGAAAAACTCGAGTTATTGTTGAAATTACGAGAAAACGAGATCGTATCCTGGAAAGGAAAGCATAGACCTGCTATTCAACATCGTGGTGTATACCCGCGTCCAGTACAAAATCCATTACCAGTTTGGATCGGCAGTGGCGGAAATCCAGAATCTGTTGTTCGTGCTGGACAACTCGGACTCCCACTTGTGTTAGCAATTATCGGTGGACGTCCAACACAGTTTGCCCCACTCGTTGAACTTTATAAAAAAGCAGCCGCTCAAGCTGGCCATGACCCTTTAAATTTACCTATTGCTTCGCATTCGCACGGTTTTATCGCAGAAAGTACAGAAAAGGCGGCGGACAAATTTTTCCCTTCTACACAACATGTTATGAATGTAATTGGACGCGAGAGGGGCTGGAGCCATTACGACAGGTCAAGCTTTGACGCAGCAAGAAGTTTTGAAGGTGCGCTGTATGTCGGTGATCCAGATACAGTCGCTGAAAAAATAATTCATTTACGTAAAAACGTAGGTATCACACGGTTTATGTTGCACTGTCCACTAGGAACGATGCCACATGAAGATGTCATGCGCTCCATAGAATTATTAGGAACAGAAGTTGCCCCACGAGTTCGAGAGGAAATTTTAAAATGGGAGTAA
- a CDS encoding alpha/beta family hydrolase, translating into MYNVETKIVKGYKEIDVPYTLLSKGGGSTKLAIILPGAGYTAQAPLLHYSTGVFVNKSYDVLQVNYQYNSKVYEDYTIEEISQAIKLDVKTVIDDVLMNKSYENLILIGKSLGTIAMSSELNRENLKGAKAIWMTPLIQREEVLQAIINSKNKGLCIIGSEDHCYTEERFANVLENRNITTKLIPGVNHSLEYDEKAVESIDVLKSVINDIDQFSNG; encoded by the coding sequence ATGTATAATGTTGAAACAAAAATTGTTAAAGGGTACAAAGAAATAGATGTTCCTTATACGTTATTGAGCAAGGGAGGGGGTTCTACCAAATTAGCAATTATTCTTCCAGGGGCAGGATATACGGCACAGGCACCTCTTCTTCATTACTCAACAGGAGTATTCGTAAATAAATCGTATGATGTTTTACAAGTTAATTATCAATACAATAGCAAAGTCTATGAAGACTATACTATCGAAGAAATAAGTCAGGCAATTAAATTAGATGTAAAAACTGTCATTGATGATGTTTTAATGAATAAATCATACGAGAATCTTATTCTAATTGGGAAATCACTCGGTACAATTGCAATGAGTTCTGAATTAAATAGAGAAAACTTAAAGGGCGCAAAAGCCATTTGGATGACTCCGTTAATTCAGAGAGAGGAAGTTTTACAGGCAATCATAAATAGTAAAAATAAAGGATTATGTATTATTGGAAGTGAAGACCACTGTTACACAGAAGAACGATTCGCTAACGTCTTGGAAAACCGAAACATCACCACAAAATTAATTCCAGGTGTTAATCATAGTTTAGAATATGATGAAAAAGCAGTGGAATCTATTGATGTGTTGAAAAGTGTGATAAATGATATCGATCAATTCTCAAATGGTTAA
- a CDS encoding CPBP family glutamic-type intramembrane protease, with protein MMVKSQKEGDALFVLRVIAGTVVAIVVITTMYLLNGHLKLGMTASDIDMFTLPFITIIFFLIVFPTLRKHFFEVFVKTKELHLIIGLPILFVLTKLFVTYAYMFLPLFFQGEKVGIGSNQYVAGDELSIIGMLTLSSVLAPFNEEFLFRFFLLFFIPYVFLHAMTNEDGSQLSGVALTIHSNASHLYNKIFLEENRLIIMTWVIAVSCFFSYLHGPDMVAFPIYFVGGLLYSYLFLKYGFLAAWFAHGFSNAMSPIIYMIFLAFFYSA; from the coding sequence ATGATGGTAAAAAGTCAAAAGGAGGGGGACGCGCTGTTTGTTTTACGAGTCATTGCAGGTACAGTTGTGGCCATTGTCGTTATAACAACCATGTATTTATTAAATGGACATTTAAAGCTCGGTATGACAGCAAGTGATATCGATATGTTTACGTTACCGTTTATTACAATCATCTTTTTCCTCATTGTATTCCCGACACTTCGAAAACATTTTTTTGAAGTCTTTGTAAAAACGAAGGAATTGCACCTAATAATCGGACTGCCGATATTATTCGTTCTTACTAAATTATTTGTTACATACGCATACATGTTTTTGCCGTTGTTTTTTCAAGGTGAAAAAGTTGGCATCGGAAGTAACCAATATGTTGCAGGTGATGAGTTGAGTATTATTGGAATGCTTACATTATCAAGTGTCCTGGCCCCATTTAATGAAGAATTTCTTTTTCGGTTCTTTCTTCTGTTTTTTATCCCGTATGTTTTTTTACACGCTATGACCAATGAAGACGGTAGTCAATTATCAGGCGTTGCGCTGACCATCCATTCAAATGCAAGCCATTTATATAATAAAATATTCCTAGAAGAAAACCGACTCATCATCATGACATGGGTTATTGCGGTTTCCTGCTTCTTTTCGTATTTGCACGGCCCTGATATGGTAGCATTTCCGATTTATTTTGTAGGTGGGCTACTATACAGTTACCTTTTTCTAAAATATGGCTTTTTAGCGGCATGGTTTGCTCACGGTTTTTCCAATGCGATGTCGCCGATTATATACATGATATTTCTCGCGTTTTTTTATAGTGCCTGA